The proteins below are encoded in one region of Syntrophotalea carbinolica DSM 2380:
- the glmS gene encoding glutamine--fructose-6-phosphate transaminase (isomerizing), which yields MCGIVGYVGARQAPPIIIDGLKKLEYRGYDSAGIATQNGKGIEVLRAEGKLVNLERLLTSNPVSGSCGIGHTRWATHGRPSVANAHPHRADGIVVVHNGIIENYLDLRDRLIEKGHSFSSDTDTEVISHLVEDFYRESGDFLSAVRKTLTEVRGAYAVAVLCEQEPGKMVAARSGSPLVIGQGQEEFFVASDVPAILKHTREMIFLEDGELAWFAGNTMTLMDLAGNPVTRLPKTITWNPAMAEKGGYRHFMLKEIYEQPRAIADTLAGRIPDDQADVVLEGLGLSDAELQSFRKVFLVACGTSWHAALVGKFLIEKLARVPVEVDIASEFRYRDPIVDEGTLTILISQSGETADTLAALREAKGKQGKAVAICNVVDSSIARESDGVIYTHAGPEIGVASTKAFTTQLVAFILLALRLGRARKSLTDERLGSIIAALKTLPSKIQDTLAACEHMEEIARIYAQATDFLFLGRGNQYPIALEGALKLKEISYIHAEGYPAGEMKHGPIALIDDQLPVVVVATQNESFEKVFSNMEEVRARGGQVVVITDCADDGLKGKADVVLPIPSIADELMPVLTSIPLQLLAYHFAVLRGTDVDQPRNLAKSVTVE from the coding sequence ATGTGTGGCATAGTCGGCTATGTCGGGGCGCGCCAGGCTCCGCCTATTATTATAGATGGGTTGAAAAAACTCGAATACCGCGGGTACGACTCCGCCGGTATCGCAACCCAGAACGGCAAGGGCATTGAAGTCCTTCGCGCCGAAGGAAAACTTGTCAACCTGGAGCGTTTGCTGACCAGTAATCCCGTTAGCGGCAGCTGTGGCATCGGCCATACCCGTTGGGCAACCCACGGACGGCCTTCTGTCGCGAATGCTCATCCGCACCGCGCTGATGGGATTGTTGTCGTACATAATGGCATCATCGAAAATTATCTTGACCTTCGAGATAGATTGATTGAGAAGGGGCATTCATTTAGTTCCGATACCGACACCGAAGTTATTTCCCATTTGGTTGAGGATTTTTATCGGGAGTCCGGAGACTTTCTCAGCGCTGTGCGGAAGACCTTAACCGAAGTGCGCGGTGCCTACGCTGTCGCGGTACTGTGCGAACAGGAACCGGGCAAGATGGTCGCAGCCCGATCCGGGTCTCCACTGGTAATCGGGCAAGGTCAGGAGGAGTTCTTTGTCGCTTCCGATGTCCCGGCGATTCTCAAGCATACCCGTGAGATGATCTTTCTCGAGGATGGCGAACTTGCCTGGTTCGCTGGGAATACCATGACCCTTATGGATCTCGCAGGTAATCCGGTCACCCGCCTGCCAAAGACCATCACCTGGAACCCGGCCATGGCGGAGAAGGGCGGTTACCGCCACTTCATGCTCAAAGAGATTTACGAGCAGCCCCGCGCCATTGCTGATACCCTTGCTGGTCGCATTCCCGATGATCAGGCCGACGTGGTACTTGAGGGACTCGGGCTGAGTGATGCAGAACTCCAGAGTTTCCGAAAAGTCTTCCTGGTCGCTTGTGGTACATCCTGGCATGCGGCTCTGGTCGGTAAGTTTCTGATTGAAAAACTAGCTCGCGTCCCGGTCGAGGTCGATATCGCCAGTGAATTCCGCTACCGTGATCCCATCGTCGATGAAGGCACTTTGACGATTTTGATCAGCCAGAGCGGCGAAACGGCCGATACCCTAGCGGCTTTGCGCGAGGCAAAAGGGAAGCAAGGCAAAGCGGTCGCCATTTGTAACGTGGTTGACTCTTCCATCGCACGGGAAAGTGATGGGGTGATCTATACCCACGCCGGTCCCGAAATCGGCGTTGCCTCGACCAAAGCCTTTACCACTCAACTGGTAGCCTTCATCCTTTTGGCCCTGCGCCTCGGGCGTGCGCGGAAATCCTTGACGGATGAGCGACTGGGGTCAATAATCGCCGCTCTGAAAACGCTTCCCTCAAAAATTCAGGATACCCTTGCAGCTTGTGAACATATGGAGGAGATTGCGCGTATTTATGCGCAGGCCACCGATTTTCTTTTCCTTGGGCGCGGTAATCAGTATCCGATTGCTTTGGAGGGGGCGCTTAAACTGAAAGAAATCTCCTATATCCATGCCGAGGGCTATCCTGCAGGGGAGATGAAGCACGGTCCCATTGCCCTGATCGATGATCAGCTGCCGGTAGTGGTGGTTGCCACCCAGAACGAAAGCTTTGAGAAGGTTTTTTCCAATATGGAAGAGGTGAGGGCACGCGGCGGGCAGGTTGTAGTGATCACCGACTGTGCTGATGATGGATTGAAGGGCAAAGCCGATGTCGTACTGCCCATCCCCTCAATTGCCGATGAACTCATGCCGGTGCTCACGTCGATACCTCTTCAACTCCTGGCGTATCATTTTGCTGTGTTGCGTGGCACCGATGTTGACCAACCGCGGAATTTGGCAAAGAGTGTGACGGTGGAGTAG
- a CDS encoding UDP-glucose dehydrogenase family protein has translation MNLTIIGSGYVGLVTGTCFAEMGNHVTCVDLDEKKIADLNQGRIPIYEPGLEPVILSNLADGRLRFTTSLAEAMTDSQVYFIAVGTPPGEDGSADLRHVLAVAREIGRCLDKYAVIVDKSTVPVGTAEKVAAVIQDELDKRSVDIAFDVVSNPEFLKEGAAVDDFMKPDRIVIGCNSDQARDIMCNLYADFCRNHNRMVMMGVREAEMTKYAANAMLATKISFMNEIAGLCDALQVDVEKVRLGIGSDSRIGFPFIYPGCGYGGSCFPKDVNALISMAEENDLEPMILNAVHQRNADQKNVLFRKIVARFGSDLSGMTFGLWGLAFKPGTDDMREAPSVVLLRQLIDSGAKVKAYDPEAMDVAMQELPKDWFEKGALVLCQHQYDALDDVDALALVTEWKPFRHPDFKVMSSLMSQAVVFDGRNQYDPKEMKSEGFEYWGIGRCGDYSRVAGVSESLSESIPTVAIV, from the coding sequence ATGAATTTGACAATTATAGGATCTGGCTATGTAGGGTTGGTGACTGGTACATGTTTTGCCGAGATGGGCAACCATGTGACGTGTGTTGACCTTGATGAGAAGAAAATAGCGGATCTCAATCAGGGGCGGATCCCCATTTACGAGCCCGGCCTTGAGCCTGTGATTCTTTCAAATCTGGCCGATGGTCGTCTGCGTTTCACCACCTCTCTGGCCGAGGCGATGACCGATTCCCAGGTTTACTTCATTGCCGTTGGTACTCCGCCTGGTGAAGATGGTTCTGCAGATCTGCGCCATGTGTTGGCCGTGGCCCGGGAGATCGGGCGGTGTCTGGATAAATATGCTGTTATTGTCGACAAGTCGACAGTGCCGGTAGGTACGGCGGAAAAGGTAGCCGCCGTGATCCAGGATGAGCTCGATAAGCGTAGTGTAGATATTGCTTTTGATGTGGTAAGCAATCCTGAGTTTCTCAAGGAGGGGGCTGCCGTAGACGATTTCATGAAGCCCGACCGTATCGTCATTGGCTGCAACAGCGACCAGGCTCGCGACATCATGTGTAATCTTTATGCTGATTTCTGCCGTAACCATAACCGTATGGTCATGATGGGGGTTCGTGAGGCGGAAATGACCAAGTACGCTGCCAATGCCATGCTTGCTACCAAAATTTCATTTATGAATGAAATTGCAGGGCTTTGCGATGCTTTACAGGTCGATGTAGAAAAAGTTCGCTTAGGCATCGGTTCCGATTCGCGTATCGGGTTCCCTTTTATTTATCCTGGCTGCGGTTATGGTGGGTCATGTTTTCCTAAGGACGTCAACGCATTAATTAGCATGGCAGAGGAAAACGACCTTGAACCTATGATCCTTAACGCCGTTCATCAGCGCAATGCGGATCAAAAGAACGTTCTCTTCCGTAAAATTGTTGCCCGTTTTGGATCAGATCTTTCTGGCATGACATTCGGCCTTTGGGGCCTGGCATTCAAGCCCGGTACGGATGACATGCGGGAGGCTCCATCTGTCGTGCTGCTGCGGCAGTTAATTGATTCCGGCGCCAAGGTCAAAGCATACGATCCCGAGGCAATGGATGTAGCTATGCAAGAGCTTCCCAAAGACTGGTTTGAAAAGGGTGCTTTGGTTCTTTGCCAACATCAGTATGATGCTTTGGATGACGTGGATGCATTGGCGCTGGTCACTGAATGGAAACCGTTTCGCCACCCAGATTTTAAAGTGATGAGCTCGTTGATGAGCCAAGCGGTTGTTTTCGACGGGCGGAATCAGTATGACCCCAAAGAGATGAAATCTGAGGGGTTTGAATATTGGGGCATTGGTCGATGTGGTGATTATTCTCGGGTTGCTGGTGTTTCCGAAAGTCTATCCGAGAGCATACCTACCGTTGCGATAGTTTAG
- the galE gene encoding UDP-glucose 4-epimerase GalE, whose product MNILVCGGAGYIGSHMVKMLTASGHIVTIFDNLSTGHREAVKWGKLVVGDLLDEAALRQLFAENSFDAVMHFSAKSLVGESVAQPAMYYKNNVIGTFNLLEAMRAADVKRFVFSSSAATFGNPVADRIDENHPQAPINPYGETKLMVEHMLRDYAAAYGLSSVSLRYFNAAGADPSGEIGEAHDPETHLIPNILKAALDPHKTLKVFGQDYPTPDGTCVRDYIHINDLCQAHLLALGYMDNNDGAFGFNLGNGQGFSIFEINNAAECVTGGEIQYESCDRRPGDPPILVADATLAKKELKWRPQYVDIIEILRTAWDWHRKQLF is encoded by the coding sequence ATGAACATCCTCGTTTGTGGTGGAGCAGGGTACATCGGTTCCCATATGGTCAAGATGTTGACAGCGTCGGGTCATATTGTAACAATCTTTGACAATCTCTCCACCGGGCACCGGGAAGCGGTCAAGTGGGGCAAACTGGTGGTAGGGGATCTGCTTGACGAGGCTGCTCTGCGGCAGTTGTTTGCGGAGAACAGCTTCGATGCCGTCATGCATTTTTCGGCCAAATCGTTGGTCGGTGAGTCCGTTGCGCAGCCGGCCATGTATTATAAGAATAACGTTATCGGTACCTTCAATCTTCTTGAAGCCATGCGTGCCGCCGATGTCAAGCGATTCGTCTTTTCCTCTTCGGCCGCCACCTTCGGCAATCCCGTCGCCGATCGCATCGATGAAAATCATCCCCAGGCACCCATCAACCCCTATGGCGAAACCAAGTTGATGGTTGAGCACATGCTGCGCGATTATGCAGCTGCCTACGGATTGAGCTCCGTCAGCCTGCGTTACTTCAATGCCGCAGGGGCTGATCCCTCCGGAGAAATCGGCGAAGCCCACGATCCGGAAACCCATCTGATCCCCAATATCCTCAAAGCCGCTCTCGATCCTCATAAAACCCTAAAGGTTTTCGGTCAGGATTATCCGACCCCTGATGGTACCTGCGTGCGCGACTACATTCACATCAACGACCTGTGTCAGGCCCATCTTCTGGCTCTTGGCTATATGGATAATAATGACGGTGCTTTTGGCTTTAACCTGGGTAACGGGCAAGGTTTTTCCATTTTCGAGATCAATAATGCGGCGGAGTGTGTCACCGGTGGGGAGATCCAATATGAGTCATGCGACCGACGCCCCGGCGATCCGCCCATTCTGGTCGCCGATGCCACTCTGGCAAAAAAAGAACTAAAGTGGCGTCCTCAATATGTCGATATCATTGAAATTCTTCGGACTGCTTGGGATTGGCACCGTAAACAATTGTTTTAG
- a CDS encoding DUF3322 domain-containing protein, translated as MTWTTPADLKAQVQKLWDRGLLLASLSGDESVFPRRLTFKGPDSQELSQRFSEVRDWIAQLSAAAGPYRIEWRCINHRVLGANEIPSKIWVDSLEDAVGLIGKRRAAEQFAALVELTREKQPELVSWLGKRPLRALELGADWPRLLAIVDWLHRHPRPAIYLRQIDLPGVHSKIIEKYRGVLADLLDLVLPESAIDATHKGVGGFCRRYGFLDKPTRVRFRVLDSNIRLLPVKAGQDITLTQEAFASFALPVSKVFITENEINFLAFPDVSDAMVIFGAGYGFDNLSAASWLHEKDIYYWGDIDTHGFAILNQLRGFLPHVVSFLMDQQTLLAHRALWGVETQPETGTLSRLLLDESALYDQLRQNHWGDRVRLEQERVGYDFLLEVLREL; from the coding sequence ATGACGTGGACGACCCCGGCTGACCTCAAAGCTCAGGTGCAAAAGCTATGGGATCGCGGCTTGCTGCTCGCATCATTGTCCGGCGATGAGTCGGTTTTCCCCAGACGTCTCACGTTCAAAGGCCCTGACTCCCAGGAACTGAGCCAAAGGTTTTCCGAGGTGCGTGACTGGATCGCCCAGTTGTCCGCTGCCGCTGGTCCCTATCGAATCGAATGGCGTTGCATCAACCACCGTGTCCTTGGGGCTAATGAAATTCCCTCGAAAATCTGGGTCGACAGCCTTGAGGACGCAGTCGGGTTGATCGGCAAACGCAGAGCGGCGGAGCAGTTTGCTGCGTTGGTCGAATTGACGAGAGAGAAACAGCCCGAACTGGTTTCCTGGTTGGGAAAACGCCCGCTACGAGCTCTTGAATTGGGCGCAGATTGGCCGCGGCTCCTTGCGATTGTCGACTGGTTGCACAGACACCCTCGTCCTGCCATTTATCTGCGCCAGATCGATCTGCCGGGTGTTCATAGCAAGATTATCGAGAAGTATCGGGGAGTGCTTGCGGACCTGCTCGATCTTGTCTTGCCAGAGTCCGCCATTGACGCAACACACAAAGGCGTCGGTGGATTCTGCCGTCGTTATGGTTTTCTGGATAAACCCACACGTGTGCGTTTTCGAGTGTTGGACTCAAATATTCGCTTGCTGCCAGTGAAAGCTGGTCAAGATATTACTCTGACACAGGAAGCCTTTGCCTCATTTGCTTTGCCGGTATCGAAAGTGTTCATCACCGAAAACGAGATCAACTTCTTGGCTTTTCCGGATGTCTCGGATGCGATGGTGATTTTCGGGGCGGGATACGGTTTTGACAATCTCTCTGCGGCCTCTTGGCTGCACGAGAAAGATATCTACTATTGGGGGGACATCGATACTCACGGATTTGCCATTCTTAACCAATTGCGCGGATTCTTGCCTCATGTTGTATCTTTTCTCATGGATCAGCAGACACTTCTTGCCCACAGAGCACTCTGGGGAGTTGAAACTCAGCCTGAAACAGGGACCCTTTCGCGGTTACTCTTGGACGAAAGCGCCCTTTACGACCAATTACGGCAGAACCATTGGGGGGATCGCGTTCGTCTTGAGCAGGAGAGGGTCGGGTATGACTTTCTGCTTGAAGTTCTTCGGGAGCTATGA